The genomic interval CGCCCTCCTCCACGCCCCGACCCACCGCGACTACCGCGACGGCTTCGTGCCCGATCTCGACCCCGGGCGGCTGGCGAGCGAACTGGGCCCGGCTTTCGTTCTGTTGGTGCGCGCCCACTACTTCTACGGACGGCCGGCCGGGCTCGGTCGGACGGGGGCGGCGCGGGTCGTCGACGTCACCGGGCATACCCGGGTCGAGGAACTGTGCCTGGCCGCCGACGCGTTGATCGCCGACTACTCCTCCCTGGTCTTCGACTACGCCTGCCTGGACCGCCCGATCGTCGTCCACGCCCCCGACTGGGCCGCCTACCGGGCCACGCGCGGGACGTACTTCGACCTGCTCTCCGGACGGCCCGGCGACACCCCCGGCCCCGTCACCACCACCCCGGCCGAGCTGGCCGACGTCTTCCGGACGGGGGAGTGGCGGTCACCCGAGTCGGCCGCGCTGCGCGGCGCGTTCCGGGAGCGGTTCTGCCCGTACGACGACGGGCACGCGGCGGAACGCGTCGTACGACGGTTCTTCGCCCCTTCCCTGTGACGGCGCCCGCCGCCGATCGGCCGACGCGTCCCGCAACCCGAATGGCTCAAGGCGGGCCTTCCGTGCCGATTCCTCCGCGCCGCGCGGTCGTTGAGCCCAACATCCCGCTCGACCCGCCATGTTGGGAGACGTCCATGCACCGGTCCGCCTACGAGCAGATGGAACTCTGCATCAAGGAGTATCTGCCCGTCGAAGGGCCCCTCGAGAGGGCTCGCGGAAGGATCGCGTCCCGTGCCGGCGTCTACCGCGTCGTCGACCTCGGATCGCGCGTCTCCGGCAAGCAGACCCGTACCCACCGGGCGCTGCTCGCCCACCACCCCATCGACTACTTCGGGGTCGACGTGCAGGACGGCCCCAACGTCGACGCGGTGATGAAGAAGCCGTACCGCATCCCCGCCCGCTCCAACAGCGCCGATGTCGTGCTGTCCGGGCAGGCGTTCGAGCACATCCCGTTCTTCTGGGCGTCGATGCTGGAGATCGCCCGGATCCTGAAGCCGGGCGGACACGCGTTCATCACCGCTCCCTCGCGCGGCCACGTCCACGACGCGCAGGACTGCTGGCGCTACTACCCCGACGGGTTCCGCGCGCTCGCCGCCCACTCGCGGCTCGAACTGCGCGAGGCCTACACCGACTTCCCGCCGCAGAAGGGCATCTGGCACGACTACCGGGCCATCGACAAGAAGGCCGCCTACTGGGGCGACTCCGTCGGCGTCTTCCGCAAGCCGGCCCGCTACCCGCGCCTCACCATGTTCGCCGTACGGGAGCTGGCGGTGTGGTGGGCGAACCGGGTCGGCGGCGTGGACGGCGTCCCGCTGCCCCGGCCGCTGGACGGCCGTGAGGCGTGCGGACGCCCGGGGACCGTGCCCGCGCAGGAGCCCTCACTCGAACAGTGCCCGTCCCGATCAATGGCAGGTTGACGAAAGATGACATGCGGCGCAAACCGCGCGTACTGTCCCGGGGCATGGCTTGGCGCAACGCCGTCAACGGCGTCCTTCAGCAGCTCACCGGATACCAGCTCAGGCGCGTCACGGTGCCCGCCGCCCGCACCGCCCCCGCACCGGCCCCGGCCGCCGCACCCGCCCCCGTAACGGCTCCGGAACCCAAGGCGAAGAAGCCCGCGCCCGGGTTCCCGGCCGACTACGACGACGAGGCGAAGGACATCATCCGCGCGGTCAAGCCGTACTCGATGACCTCGCCCGAGCGGCTCAACGCCTTCATCCTCGCCACCCGCCACATCGCCCGGCACGACATCCCCGGTGACATCGTCGAGTGCGGCGTCTGGCGCGGCGGCTCCATGCAGGCCTGCGCCCGGACCCTGCTCTCCGTCGGCGAGACCGAGCGCGACCTGTACCTCTTCGACACGTACGAGGGCATGACCCCGCCCACCGCCGAGGATCTGCGGCGCGACGGGCGGCCCGCCCAGGAGCTGCTGGACGCCCAGGGCAAGGACCGGCCGATCTGGGCGGTCGCCTCGCTGGAGGACGTCAAGGCGGGGTTCGACACAGTCCCGTACCCGAAGGAGCGCGTCCACTACGTCCAGGGGCGGGTCGAGGACACCGTCCCCGCGCAGGCCCCCGAGCAGATCTCCATCCTGCGCCTGGACACCGACTGGTACGCCTCCACCAAGCACGAACTGGAGCATCTGTACTCCCGGTTGGTCCCCGGCGGGGTGCTCCTCATCGACGACTACGGCTACTGGCAGGGATCGCGGCAGGCGGTCGACGAGTTCCTCGACAAGACCGGTGAGCAGCTGCTGCTGCTGCGGATGGACGAGGGCCGGATCGCCGTGAAGCCCTGACGCGGGCCCTTCACGGCAGCGCCGAGCACCGAGCCCCGTGCCCTTCCGGTACGGGGCTCGAACGTGCTCCCGGCACGCCCCCGGGGCGCGTGACTCCGCCGTCCGCGTCACCCGAACGGACCCCCTCGGGTGACCCGTCCTTCCGGCGCGGGTTGTACCCCATGGCCCCCGAGGGGCCCCACGCCCCGAAGCCCAAGTCCCCCGACGCTCAGCGCCCCTGATGTCGTCCGCCCGGAAGGATCGTGCGCCGCGATGGCACCCCGTCTCACCGTCGTCGTCCCCCTCTACAACGTCGAGGAGTACCTCGGTGCCTGCCTGTCCTCGCTCGTCGAGCAGACCATGCCGGATCTGGAGGTCGTCCTCGTCGACGACGGCTCCACGGACAACGGGCCCGCCCTGGCCCAGGAGTTCGTGGAGCGCGACCCCCGCTTCCGGCTGCTGCGGCAGGAGAACGCCGGGCTCGGCGCGGCCCGCAACGCCGGGATCCGCGAGGCCCATTCCGGTGCGGAATTCCTGACGTTCGTCGACAGCGACGACGTCGTGCCGCCCGGCGCGTACGCCCGCATGCTGGCCGAACTCGACGGCTCGGGCTCCGACTTCGCCACCGGCAACGTGCTCCGGCTGCGGGCCAACGGGGATCTCGAACAGTCTCCGATGTTCCGCAAGCCGATGGAGAAGGCCCGGCGGTCGACCCACGTCACCCGGGACTGGACCCTGCTCGGCGACCGCATCGCCTGCAACAAGGTCTTCCGGCGCGCCTTCTGGGACGAACACGCCTTCGCCTTCCCCACCGGGGTGCTGTACGAGGACATCGCCGTCGTCCTCCCCGCCCACTTCCTGGCCCGCTCCGTCGACGTCGTCGAGGAGCCCGTCTACCACTGGCGCGACCGCGACGGCTCGATCACCACCCGGCGGGCCGTGCCCCGGGGCATCCGCGACCGGGTCACCGCCGTCACCACCGTCAGCCGCTTCCTCGCCGCCCGGCCCGGCCTGGCCGAGGCCAGACGCCGCTACGACGCCCACGCGCTCTCCGGCGACCTGTGGCTGTTCATCGAGGCGCTCGGGGGCGGCGACGCGGAGTTCCACGAGGCCTTCCTGGAGCACGCGGGCACGTTCGCCGCCACCGTCGACGCCGATGTCCTCGCCTCGCTGCCCCTGCACCTGCGGGTCAAGTGGCAGCTCATCCGCGAACGCCGGCTGCCCGAACTCCTCGCCCTCCTCGCCGACGAGAAGAAGGACCGGGACACCTTCCACGTCACCGGGCTGCTCCGCCCCCGTGCCCACCACCCCGCCGTCCGAGACCCCCTGCCGCCCGCCACGACCGCACTGACCTCGGCGGACCTGCCCGTCCACGCCCACCTCACCGAGGCCGTCTGGCGGGACGGGCTGCTGCACCTGACCGGCCACGCCTACGTACGGAACGCCCCCGGCGGCCCGGTCCGGCTCGGCTGGCTGCGCTCCGGGAAGCGACTGATCCCCCTGCGGACCCGCCCGGTCCCGGGCGACGAGGCCACCGCCCGCTCCGGCCGTTCC from Streptomyces sp. CA-278952 carries:
- a CDS encoding methyltransferase domain-containing protein, whose translation is MHRSAYEQMELCIKEYLPVEGPLERARGRIASRAGVYRVVDLGSRVSGKQTRTHRALLAHHPIDYFGVDVQDGPNVDAVMKKPYRIPARSNSADVVLSGQAFEHIPFFWASMLEIARILKPGGHAFITAPSRGHVHDAQDCWRYYPDGFRALAAHSRLELREAYTDFPPQKGIWHDYRAIDKKAAYWGDSVGVFRKPARYPRLTMFAVRELAVWWANRVGGVDGVPLPRPLDGREACGRPGTVPAQEPSLEQCPSRSMAG
- a CDS encoding TylF/MycF/NovP-related O-methyltransferase, with the translated sequence MRRKPRVLSRGMAWRNAVNGVLQQLTGYQLRRVTVPAARTAPAPAPAAAPAPVTAPEPKAKKPAPGFPADYDDEAKDIIRAVKPYSMTSPERLNAFILATRHIARHDIPGDIVECGVWRGGSMQACARTLLSVGETERDLYLFDTYEGMTPPTAEDLRRDGRPAQELLDAQGKDRPIWAVASLEDVKAGFDTVPYPKERVHYVQGRVEDTVPAQAPEQISILRLDTDWYASTKHELEHLYSRLVPGGVLLIDDYGYWQGSRQAVDEFLDKTGEQLLLLRMDEGRIAVKP